In the genome of Kineosporia sp. NBRC 101731, one region contains:
- a CDS encoding helix-turn-helix transcriptional regulator, translating to MAPRTPPTVRMRRLASELRRLRGAAGMSREDVAGRTDINVATLYRLETAKGRPQRRTLTSLLELYQVAPEERDALFALLKAAGEKGWVQPYAGSIPEEYSMYIQLESEAASVRNYESLLVPGLLQTAGYIVASSAGQMPLMPVDQIDLQAKIRVGRQDLLTRSNPLALWAIVDEAVLHRMVGGPDVMRDQFEHLLSMMELPNVTFQVVPFSAGSHVGMLGSFSLLDFPDPDPTVACVETMAGSMFRETEDEVRACTVAFDHLRATAASPAESARMVSDRLR from the coding sequence ATGGCTCCGCGCACGCCGCCGACCGTCCGCATGCGCAGACTCGCGAGTGAATTGCGCAGGCTGCGGGGCGCAGCCGGCATGAGCCGCGAGGACGTCGCCGGGCGCACCGACATCAATGTCGCCACGCTGTACCGGCTCGAGACCGCCAAGGGGCGCCCGCAACGCCGCACGCTGACCAGTCTGCTGGAGCTCTACCAGGTTGCCCCGGAAGAGCGGGACGCGCTGTTCGCCCTGCTCAAGGCGGCCGGGGAGAAGGGCTGGGTGCAGCCGTACGCCGGGTCGATCCCGGAGGAATACAGCATGTACATCCAGCTTGAGTCGGAGGCCGCCTCGGTGCGGAACTACGAGTCGCTGCTGGTTCCCGGCCTGTTGCAGACCGCGGGCTACATCGTGGCCAGTTCGGCCGGGCAGATGCCGCTGATGCCGGTCGACCAGATCGATCTCCAGGCCAAGATCCGGGTCGGGCGTCAGGACTTGTTAACGCGCAGTAATCCCCTCGCGTTGTGGGCCATTGTCGATGAAGCCGTGTTGCATCGGATGGTCGGAGGGCCTGATGTGATGCGTGATCAATTTGAACACTTGCTGTCGATGATGGAATTGCCGAACGTGACTTTCCAGGTCGTGCCATTCTCCGCCGGTTCCCATGTCGGCATGCTCGGTTCCTTCTCGCTGCTCGACTTCCCTGACCCCGATCCCACGGTTGCCTGTGTCGAAACCATGGCGGGGAGCATGTTTCGGGAGACGGAGGACGAGGTCCGGGCCTGTACTGTGGCCTTCGACCATTTGCGGGCCACGGCCGCATCACCTGCCGAATCGGCACGCATGGTGAGCGACCGACTGCGATGA
- a CDS encoding GMC family oxidoreductase: MSDTSTDTPDATTPDAAAIEADVCIVGAGPAGLSVATVLAGSGVRVVLLEGGAEATWRQLTEVSAEGDDPYPQGSISETRGSGIGGTAGQWSYRMSNVDADAEAGERGCRYAPMDAIDFEQREAVPHSGWPLTRSDLDPWYAKAQRIAGLGEFAYHPNSWSTPQAQPLELDPSLVETQMFQFAPASVWVNRAAGALRSAIGVLVLTDANVTRLEVDAEGTTVTGVHFARSTGAGGTVRSRAVVLAAGGIETARLLLMSDDRVPGGLGNAKDQVGRYWMEHPLVRGGMLVARSGVSLAERLKLYDAHWQGSTKVMAKLSVAPERMRKEGLLSTSCLFLPRHEALAGSAVQAYTEIRSPSGRGSGLVHQAALGARIALGATHLLTARKAMADQPGLDHSGWSRQPDVGRFRVFEILHQTEQSPDPDNRVVLDRSATDRFGRPLPVLHWNWSAPDRERITRSRDLYGEAFAAAGLGDFVQTDWDNGHPRMIGGNHHHLGGVRMSADPGTGVVDVNARVHGTANLFVAGSSVFPTGGSVNPTLTIVALSLRLGAHLVKELPTLR, from the coding sequence GTGAGCGACACGTCCACCGATACGCCGGACGCCACTACCCCGGACGCCGCGGCGATCGAGGCCGACGTCTGCATCGTGGGAGCCGGCCCGGCCGGGCTCTCGGTCGCGACGGTGCTCGCCGGCTCGGGTGTGCGCGTCGTGCTGCTCGAGGGCGGCGCCGAGGCCACCTGGCGGCAGCTGACCGAGGTGAGCGCCGAGGGCGACGACCCCTACCCCCAGGGCAGCATCTCCGAGACCCGGGGCTCGGGCATCGGTGGCACGGCCGGTCAGTGGAGCTACCGGATGTCCAACGTGGACGCCGACGCCGAGGCCGGGGAGCGCGGTTGCCGTTACGCGCCGATGGACGCGATCGACTTCGAGCAGCGCGAGGCCGTACCGCACTCGGGCTGGCCCCTGACCCGCTCCGATCTGGACCCCTGGTACGCCAAGGCGCAGCGCATCGCCGGCCTGGGTGAGTTCGCCTACCACCCGAACTCCTGGAGTACCCCGCAGGCCCAGCCGCTGGAGCTCGACCCGTCGCTGGTCGAGACCCAGATGTTCCAGTTCGCACCGGCCTCGGTCTGGGTGAACCGGGCCGCGGGGGCGCTGCGCTCCGCGATCGGGGTGCTCGTGCTCACCGACGCCAACGTGACCCGGCTGGAGGTGGACGCCGAGGGCACCACCGTGACCGGCGTCCACTTCGCCCGCTCCACCGGCGCCGGCGGCACCGTCCGCTCCCGCGCGGTCGTGCTGGCGGCCGGGGGCATCGAGACCGCCCGGCTGCTGCTGATGTCCGACGACCGTGTCCCCGGCGGCCTGGGCAATGCCAAGGATCAGGTCGGCCGCTACTGGATGGAGCACCCGCTGGTGCGCGGCGGCATGCTGGTCGCCCGGTCCGGCGTGTCCCTGGCCGAACGCCTGAAGCTCTACGACGCGCACTGGCAGGGCTCGACCAAGGTGATGGCCAAGCTCTCCGTCGCGCCCGAACGGATGCGCAAGGAAGGGCTGCTCTCCACCAGCTGCCTGTTCCTGCCCCGGCACGAAGCCCTCGCGGGCAGCGCCGTCCAGGCCTACACCGAGATCCGCAGCCCTTCCGGCCGCGGCTCGGGACTGGTGCATCAGGCGGCGCTGGGCGCCCGTATCGCCCTGGGAGCGACTCATCTGCTGACCGCCCGCAAGGCGATGGCCGACCAGCCGGGCCTGGACCACTCCGGCTGGTCCCGGCAGCCCGACGTGGGCCGCTTCCGGGTCTTCGAGATCCTGCACCAGACCGAGCAGTCGCCCGACCCGGACAACCGCGTGGTGCTCGACCGCAGCGCCACCGACCGGTTCGGCCGGCCGCTGCCGGTCCTGCACTGGAACTGGAGCGCGCCGGACCGGGAGCGCATCACCCGCTCCCGCGACCTCTACGGCGAGGCCTTCGCCGCGGCCGGACTGGGCGACTTCGTGCAGACCGACTGGGACAACGGCCACCCGCGGATGATCGGCGGCAACCACCACCACCTGGGTGGCGTGCGGATGTCGGCCGACCCGGGCACCGGCGTGGTCGACGTCAACGCCCGGGTGCACGGCACGGCCAACCTGTTCGTGGCCGGCAGTTCGGTGTTCCCGACCGGCGGATCGGTGAACCCGACGCTGACGATCGTGGCCCTCTCACTGCGCCTGGGCGCCCACCTGGTGAAGGAACTGCCCACCCTGCGCTAG
- a CDS encoding ABC transporter ATP-binding protein, giving the protein MNGPAVRLTEVSREYGDVTALHQVSVDVEPGEFVAVMGPSGSGKSTLMHCAAGLDTPTSGRVSVGGIAIGGLNETRRTELRRERVGFVFQSYNLVSSLTVEDNITLPLRMAGRPADRAWMSELVERVGLTDRMHHLPGQLSGGQQQRAAIARALVARPAVVFADEPTGALDLRAAREVLKLLRSMVDDLGQTVVMVTHDPAAAAHSDRALVMADGRIVETLAKPSAADLAASLIRVGEG; this is encoded by the coding sequence ATGAACGGTCCAGCCGTCCGGCTCACCGAGGTCTCCCGGGAGTACGGCGACGTCACCGCCCTGCACCAGGTCTCGGTGGACGTGGAACCCGGCGAGTTCGTCGCGGTGATGGGCCCTTCCGGTTCGGGCAAGAGCACGCTGATGCACTGCGCGGCCGGGCTGGACACCCCTACCAGCGGCCGGGTCAGCGTCGGCGGCATCGCGATCGGCGGCCTGAACGAGACCCGGCGTACCGAACTGCGACGGGAGCGCGTCGGTTTCGTCTTCCAGTCGTACAACCTGGTCTCCTCGCTCACCGTCGAGGACAACATCACGCTGCCGCTGCGGATGGCCGGGCGCCCCGCCGATCGGGCCTGGATGTCGGAACTGGTCGAACGGGTCGGCCTGACCGATCGGATGCACCACCTTCCCGGGCAGCTCTCCGGGGGCCAGCAGCAGCGGGCGGCGATCGCCCGGGCCCTGGTGGCCCGGCCGGCCGTGGTCTTCGCCGACGAACCCACCGGCGCCCTCGACCTGCGCGCAGCCCGCGAGGTGCTGAAGCTGCTGCGGAGCATGGTGGACGACCTGGGCCAGACCGTGGTGATGGTGACCCACGACCCGGCGGCCGCGGCGCACTCCGACCGAGCCCTGGTGATGGCCGACGGCCGGATCGTCGAGACGCTGGCCAAGCCGTCGGCGGCCGATCTGGCCGCGAGCCTGATCCGCGTGGGAGAGGGCTGA
- a CDS encoding PspC domain-containing protein, producing the protein MNTVRRNMYEQGLFRPRHGGILAGVCAGLARRFGISPMMVRIIFLVSIVIPGSQVLIYLLLWLLMPKEETVIHQG; encoded by the coding sequence ATGAACACCGTTCGCCGGAACATGTACGAGCAGGGCCTCTTCCGACCGCGACACGGCGGAATCCTGGCCGGTGTGTGCGCCGGGCTGGCGCGGCGCTTCGGGATCAGCCCGATGATGGTGCGGATCATCTTCCTGGTCTCGATCGTCATCCCGGGCAGCCAGGTCCTGATCTACCTACTGCTGTGGCTTCTCATGCCGAAGGAAGAGACCGTCATTCACCAGGGCTGA
- a CDS encoding DUF397 domain-containing protein, protein MRTDELTDVVWIKSSRSGVNGNCVEVAFLGEGRVALRDSKDPQGPVLRFTRGEWSAFVDGVSEGELRNP, encoded by the coding sequence ATGCGAACTGACGAGCTGACCGATGTCGTCTGGATCAAGTCCAGCCGCTCCGGTGTGAATGGGAATTGCGTAGAAGTCGCATTCCTGGGTGAAGGTCGTGTAGCTCTGCGTGACAGCAAAGACCCCCAGGGGCCCGTGCTGCGTTTCACCCGGGGAGAGTGGTCGGCGTTCGTCGACGGTGTCTCCGAGGGTGAGCTCCGCAACCCGTAG
- a CDS encoding FtsX-like permease family protein, translating to MFYVARKMARRRIAALVAVVSAVIGGAALITGTAVLGESGFRSHAPVTRLTGADVLVGADQNFPDPAGGSIALPERASLPDSLVGEMAGLPGVTTAVGDISFPAAVLGADGQPVTTDADPGSAGHGFSTTAFVGPTTGTAPAGSRQVALGQNLARAAGLVIGDTARVVADGRTRTVRVTSVVTSADAGVYFTDEAAAELAGSVGSVDLIGLAVPADRRDAVVEDISSRWPDLAVAQGESRGDVLDPELGAARTLLAALSGSMSGITLILVGFIVAGALGVSIDNQRRELALLRAVGATPRQIRHLAAGQATVAAAVALVPGIPLGYLLADQARRLLVYLDMMPAGLPLTFSPLPALGTALLLLLTVQIAARSAAWRVSRRPATEAVAESRTEAPTNGRGDRIRNGAGLLLIAGGTMLAVTPLVSRSVIAISTSALAGILAALGLALAGPTQLQALSARLPHGGSPTTWLAVSNLHGYARRFAAAGTTLGIAVVFVITYVFTQTTLMRAQTDDTAAGTRAGFSISAPALGGVPPGTREAVRALTGVEGAAAVSTTTLLRQYRMLGDVEVESTSAMVLGPDTAPVLDLGVSAGSLDDLTGATVAAGASTHLEVGDETTLYLGDGTPATARVVAVYERDLGFGPLVASTDLVAGHTSALASSLLVRTSDEAALSAFVAGRPGLVLGGAGTTATGPKGVPADVWINLAAIGVLLGYLLLGIANKLVAATTGRRAEFATLRLNGCTVRQIHSMTRREAGLITVTAVVTGLGLAATPMVLLGLGLLGRPYPSGPVWLVPVTIGVVALIAFLTVELATRHALRLPPAQALAQRD from the coding sequence ATGTTCTACGTGGCAAGAAAGATGGCGCGGCGACGGATCGCGGCGCTGGTCGCGGTCGTGAGTGCCGTCATCGGTGGCGCCGCCCTGATCACCGGTACCGCGGTGCTGGGTGAGTCGGGTTTCCGCTCGCACGCCCCGGTCACCCGGCTGACCGGCGCCGACGTGCTGGTCGGGGCCGACCAGAACTTTCCCGACCCGGCCGGCGGTTCGATCGCCCTGCCGGAAAGAGCTTCTCTCCCGGACAGTCTGGTCGGCGAGATGGCCGGGTTGCCCGGGGTGACCACCGCCGTCGGTGACATCAGCTTCCCGGCGGCGGTGCTGGGTGCGGACGGGCAGCCGGTGACCACGGACGCCGATCCGGGATCGGCCGGGCACGGTTTCTCGACAACGGCTTTCGTCGGCCCGACCACGGGTACGGCACCGGCGGGGAGCCGTCAGGTCGCCCTCGGTCAGAACCTGGCCCGGGCCGCGGGTCTGGTGATCGGCGACACGGCCCGGGTGGTGGCCGACGGACGGACGCGGACGGTCCGCGTCACTTCTGTGGTCACCTCGGCGGACGCGGGGGTCTATTTCACGGACGAGGCGGCGGCGGAGCTGGCCGGTTCCGTCGGGTCGGTGGATCTGATCGGTCTCGCGGTACCGGCCGACCGGCGCGATGCGGTGGTCGAGGACATCAGTTCGCGGTGGCCCGATCTCGCGGTCGCCCAGGGCGAATCGCGGGGTGACGTGCTCGACCCGGAGCTCGGGGCGGCCCGCACCCTGCTGGCGGCACTTTCCGGTTCGATGTCCGGGATCACGCTGATCCTGGTCGGTTTCATCGTCGCCGGCGCGCTCGGGGTCTCGATCGACAACCAGCGCCGCGAACTGGCGCTGCTGCGGGCCGTCGGCGCCACGCCTCGTCAGATCCGGCACCTGGCGGCCGGGCAGGCCACGGTCGCGGCCGCCGTCGCCCTGGTGCCGGGCATCCCGCTCGGCTATCTGCTGGCCGACCAGGCCCGGCGACTGCTCGTGTACCTGGACATGATGCCCGCGGGCCTGCCCCTGACCTTCAGCCCGTTGCCGGCCCTCGGCACGGCCCTGCTACTCCTGCTCACCGTGCAGATCGCGGCCCGCAGCGCGGCCTGGCGGGTCTCCCGGCGCCCGGCCACGGAGGCTGTCGCCGAGTCCCGCACCGAGGCACCCACGAACGGCCGGGGCGACCGGATCCGGAACGGCGCCGGGCTGCTGCTCATCGCCGGCGGCACAATGCTCGCGGTGACGCCGCTGGTCTCCCGCTCGGTCATCGCGATCTCCACGTCGGCGCTGGCCGGCATCCTCGCGGCCCTCGGCCTGGCCCTGGCCGGACCGACCCAGTTGCAGGCGCTCAGCGCCCGGCTCCCCCACGGCGGCTCCCCCACCACCTGGCTCGCCGTCTCCAACCTGCACGGCTACGCACGGCGTTTCGCCGCGGCCGGGACGACCCTGGGCATCGCCGTGGTCTTCGTCATCACCTACGTGTTCACCCAGACCACCCTGATGCGGGCCCAGACCGACGACACGGCCGCCGGCACCCGGGCCGGGTTCAGCATCTCCGCACCGGCTCTCGGCGGGGTGCCGCCGGGCACCCGGGAGGCGGTCCGGGCGCTGACCGGCGTGGAGGGTGCGGCTGCGGTGAGCACCACGACCCTGCTGCGTCAGTACCGGATGCTGGGCGACGTGGAGGTCGAGAGCACCTCGGCGATGGTCCTCGGCCCGGACACGGCCCCGGTGCTCGACCTCGGTGTCAGCGCGGGCTCGCTGGACGACCTGACGGGTGCGACCGTCGCCGCCGGGGCCTCGACCCACCTGGAGGTCGGTGACGAGACCACCCTGTACCTCGGCGACGGCACCCCGGCCACGGCCCGCGTGGTGGCCGTCTACGAGCGGGACCTCGGTTTCGGGCCGCTCGTGGCCTCCACCGATCTGGTGGCCGGTCACACCTCGGCCCTGGCCTCGAGCCTGCTGGTGCGCACGTCGGACGAGGCTGCGCTGTCGGCCTTCGTGGCGGGGCGGCCCGGACTCGTGCTGGGCGGGGCGGGCACCACGGCCACCGGCCCGAAAGGCGTTCCGGCCGACGTCTGGATCAACCTGGCGGCCATCGGCGTGCTGCTCGGCTATCTGCTGCTCGGCATCGCGAACAAGCTGGTGGCCGCGACCACGGGCCGCCGGGCCGAGTTCGCCACGCTGCGGCTGAACGGCTGCACGGTGCGACAGATCCACTCAATGACCCGGCGCGAGGCCGGGCTGATCACG
- a CDS encoding glycosyltransferase family 2 protein gives MTQAQPAVTVCIPTFNRRELLSRSLGSVLDQSFEDVEIIVSDNASTDDTEDYVRSIGDPRIRYDRLPSNIGLFGNLSRCLTLGTGRYRVMLPDDDSMLPGNLEAKVAFLDAHPSAGLVHSAFRHLDDGPTPVGETQNWSRLERDTLETGLAFLRRSLAVGGIVCVSSVMTRSSMVAGERFDISDGPYADIALWCRIASRSDVGFLAAPLSGYMVHGGSASSGFQLVQVNGGQHQMTAQHADATLQAHGRFVQRADISPALRAELAAIVAEADRRMRLTVLANRTIPPNALRMIKQAVGWGKGSALHNRLSLDGNTSGGPGAIA, from the coding sequence ATGACCCAGGCCCAGCCCGCGGTCACCGTCTGCATCCCCACTTTCAACCGGCGTGAGCTGCTGAGCCGAAGTCTGGGGAGTGTGCTCGACCAGTCGTTCGAGGACGTCGAGATCATCGTCTCGGACAACGCCTCCACCGACGACACCGAGGACTACGTCCGCTCGATCGGCGACCCCCGCATCCGTTACGACCGGCTGCCCTCGAACATCGGCCTGTTCGGAAACCTGTCGCGCTGCCTCACGCTGGGCACGGGCCGCTACCGGGTGATGCTGCCGGACGACGACAGCATGCTGCCGGGCAACCTGGAGGCCAAGGTCGCCTTCCTCGACGCCCATCCGTCCGCGGGACTGGTGCACTCCGCGTTCCGGCACCTGGACGACGGCCCCACACCGGTCGGCGAGACCCAGAACTGGTCCCGGCTGGAACGCGACACCCTGGAGACCGGCCTGGCCTTCCTGCGGCGTTCCCTGGCCGTCGGCGGCATCGTCTGTGTCTCCTCGGTGATGACGCGCAGTTCGATGGTCGCCGGAGAGCGCTTCGACATCTCCGACGGCCCGTACGCCGACATCGCCCTGTGGTGCCGTATCGCCAGCCGCTCCGACGTCGGCTTCCTGGCCGCGCCGCTGTCCGGTTACATGGTGCACGGCGGCTCGGCCAGCTCCGGCTTCCAGCTGGTGCAGGTCAACGGCGGCCAGCACCAGATGACCGCGCAGCACGCCGACGCCACCCTGCAGGCGCACGGCCGCTTCGTGCAGCGCGCCGACATCTCCCCCGCACTGCGCGCCGAACTGGCCGCGATCGTGGCCGAGGCCGACCGGCGCATGCGCCTGACCGTGCTGGCCAACCGCACCATCCCGCCGAACGCCCTGCGGATGATCAAGCAGGCTGTCGGATGGGGAAAGGGCAGCGCCCTGCACAACCGCCTCTCCCTGGACGGCAACACCTCCGGAGGTCCGGGGGCCATCGCGTGA
- a CDS encoding NAD(P)/FAD-dependent oxidoreductase has protein sequence MSNQPAQPRDAAAKPARERVVIIGSGFGGLFAARKLAHTDVDVTIIAKTSHHLFQPLLYQVATGVLSQGEIAPATREILRGQKNARVMLGDVTQIDVDAKTVTSQSPVGEVATSYDTLVVAAGAGQSYFGNDHFSEFAPGMKSIDDALELRGRIFGAFEMAEVLEDPEEIQQWLTFVVVGAGPTGVEMAGQIAELAHSTLKRDFRRIDPTKARVLLLDAAPAVLPPFGEKLGKKAQSQLERMGVEVQLDVKVVNVDEEGVDVIDPDGSPRRIETRTKVWAAGVQASPLGKQLAEQTGAETDRAGRVMVEDDCTLPGHPEIFVIGDMMSLKRYPGVAQVAMQQGKYAAKTITHRIKHPGGEKLPAFEYFDKGSMATVSRFHAVAKINDRIQLSGFFAWLAWLGVHIVYLIGFKNRVTTLLHWTVTFIGRGRSERAVTDQQVVARMALHREKLATEAEQAQTAENGAA, from the coding sequence ATGTCGAACCAGCCTGCACAGCCCCGCGACGCTGCCGCCAAGCCGGCCCGCGAGCGGGTCGTCATCATCGGTTCCGGTTTCGGTGGCCTGTTCGCCGCCCGCAAGCTGGCCCACACAGATGTCGACGTCACGATCATCGCCAAGACCTCGCACCACCTCTTCCAGCCGTTGCTCTACCAAGTGGCGACCGGCGTGCTGTCGCAGGGCGAGATCGCCCCGGCCACCCGGGAGATCCTGCGCGGGCAGAAGAACGCCCGGGTCATGCTCGGTGACGTGACGCAGATCGACGTGGACGCGAAGACCGTCACCTCCCAGTCGCCGGTCGGCGAGGTCGCGACCTCGTACGACACGCTCGTCGTGGCCGCCGGCGCCGGTCAGTCGTACTTCGGGAACGATCACTTCTCCGAGTTCGCCCCGGGCATGAAGAGCATCGACGACGCCCTCGAACTGCGCGGCCGGATCTTCGGCGCCTTCGAGATGGCCGAGGTGCTGGAAGACCCGGAAGAGATCCAGCAGTGGCTGACCTTCGTCGTGGTCGGCGCGGGCCCCACCGGTGTGGAGATGGCCGGCCAGATCGCCGAGCTGGCCCACAGCACGCTGAAGCGGGACTTCCGCCGCATCGACCCGACCAAGGCGCGCGTGCTGCTGCTCGACGCCGCCCCGGCCGTGCTGCCGCCGTTCGGCGAGAAGCTCGGCAAGAAGGCCCAGAGCCAGCTCGAGCGCATGGGCGTCGAGGTCCAGCTCGACGTCAAGGTCGTGAACGTGGACGAGGAGGGTGTCGACGTGATCGACCCCGACGGCAGTCCCCGTCGTATCGAGACGCGCACCAAGGTGTGGGCCGCCGGTGTGCAGGCCTCGCCGCTGGGCAAGCAGCTTGCCGAGCAGACCGGCGCCGAGACCGACCGCGCCGGTCGCGTCATGGTCGAGGACGACTGCACCCTCCCCGGTCATCCGGAGATCTTCGTGATCGGCGACATGATGTCGCTCAAGCGGTACCCCGGTGTGGCGCAGGTCGCGATGCAGCAGGGCAAGTACGCCGCCAAGACGATCACGCACCGGATCAAGCACCCGGGCGGCGAGAAGCTTCCGGCGTTCGAGTACTTCGACAAGGGCAGCATGGCCACCGTCTCCCGCTTCCACGCGGTGGCCAAGATCAACGACCGCATCCAGCTCTCCGGGTTCTTCGCCTGGCTGGCGTGGCTGGGTGTGCACATCGTGTACCTGATCGGGTTCAAGAACCGCGTCACCACGCTATTGCACTGGACGGTCACCTTCATCGGCCGTGGCCGGTCCGAGCGCGCCGTCACCGACCAGCAGGTCGTGGCCCGCATGGCTCTGCACCGGGAGAAACTCGCGACCGAGGCCGAGCAGGCCCAGACCGCCGAGAACGGCGCCGCATAG
- a CDS encoding HipA family kinase, translating to MLRTVTATAYVTPFREGGSLPGLMEADDDGMYVVKFRGAGQGTASLVAEVVVGELSRRLGVRVPELVRIGVAAQMARLEPDEEVQELLNNSAGENLGMDYLPGSFGYDGIHWQPPAPEAATIRWIDAFAANIDRTWRNPNLLIWHRKLWAIDHGASLVFQHAWPPVDRWATRRYDLSEHILAKVADTLSAGDLSALDADLAARITPELLSEVTGLVPDDWLLSMNSAFGDDRDAEAWRVRYQEYLLARLRDRDTWRPELAQVGS from the coding sequence GTGCTCCGTACCGTCACCGCCACCGCCTATGTGACCCCGTTCCGGGAGGGCGGGTCCCTGCCGGGACTCATGGAGGCGGACGACGACGGCATGTACGTGGTCAAGTTCCGCGGGGCGGGGCAGGGCACGGCCTCCCTGGTGGCCGAGGTGGTGGTGGGCGAGCTGTCCCGCCGGCTCGGCGTCCGGGTGCCGGAGCTCGTCCGGATCGGGGTGGCCGCGCAGATGGCCCGTCTGGAGCCCGACGAGGAGGTCCAGGAGCTCCTGAACAACAGCGCGGGCGAGAACCTGGGCATGGACTACCTGCCGGGCTCGTTCGGCTACGACGGCATCCACTGGCAGCCCCCGGCGCCCGAGGCCGCGACCATCCGGTGGATCGACGCGTTCGCCGCGAACATCGACCGCACCTGGCGCAATCCGAACCTGCTGATCTGGCACCGGAAGCTCTGGGCGATCGACCACGGGGCCTCCCTGGTGTTCCAGCACGCCTGGCCGCCGGTGGACCGCTGGGCCACGCGCCGCTACGACCTCAGCGAGCACATCCTGGCGAAGGTGGCCGACACGCTCTCAGCGGGCGATCTGAGCGCCCTGGACGCCGATCTGGCCGCCCGGATCACGCCCGAGCTGCTCAGCGAGGTGACGGGCCTCGTACCGGACGACTGGCTGCTGTCGATGAACTCGGCCTTCGGCGACGACCGGGACGCCGAGGCCTGGCGGGTGCGGTACCAGGAGTATCTGCTGGCCCGGCTGCGCGACCGCGACACCTGGCGCCCCGAGCTGGCGCAGGTGGGCTCGTGA
- a CDS encoding DUF3037 domain-containing protein, which translates to MSSRGGLDSGLNSSPAVANVDSDPDGPKLFTWAVVRAVPRMERGEFVNIGVVLYSQHHEFLACTQHLSPGRLQALDPDVDLAMAEAALRAIGSVCEGSPAAGLIGEQPRRARFGWLTAPKSTVVHTGPVHSGLTSDPEAELAGLHRRLVLHDRQPW; encoded by the coding sequence GTGAGCTCGCGAGGAGGCCTGGACAGCGGGCTGAACAGCTCGCCCGCCGTGGCCAACGTGGACAGCGACCCGGACGGGCCCAAACTGTTCACCTGGGCCGTGGTGCGGGCGGTGCCCCGGATGGAACGCGGGGAGTTCGTCAACATCGGGGTGGTGCTCTACTCGCAGCACCACGAGTTCCTGGCCTGCACCCAGCACCTCAGCCCCGGGCGTTTGCAGGCTCTCGACCCGGACGTCGACCTGGCCATGGCTGAGGCCGCCTTGCGGGCCATCGGCTCCGTGTGTGAAGGGTCACCCGCCGCCGGGCTGATCGGTGAGCAGCCCCGGCGGGCCCGCTTCGGCTGGCTCACCGCCCCGAAGAGCACCGTGGTGCACACCGGGCCGGTGCATTCCGGCCTGACCAGCGACCCGGAGGCGGAGCTGGCCGGACTGCACCGGCGGCTGGTGCTGCACGACCGTCAGCCCTGGTGA